A genomic region of Rhipicephalus sanguineus isolate Rsan-2018 chromosome 3, BIME_Rsan_1.4, whole genome shotgun sequence contains the following coding sequences:
- the LOC119388134 gene encoding protein prenyltransferase alpha subunit repeat-containing protein 1, with protein sequence MAAMESESLAERILQDLGNVFKKEPLVKEFDVVPVSNSSCNRSPVVCVDGHLALGSWCVPHVYSYAYTRLIEARNNISRHEKDVVLGWSRVVILINPDVQLAWNIRKELFLCKQTTFQEELKFSQLVLTRKPKCSEVFSHRRWLMQHNLRSYTTDRANNILQEELKVCLAAAEKYRCNYYAWTYRIWLMDTFVHGNPLMMESEIQLTREWVRGHVSDCSGFHYRQYLLRRVGSIPLLSKELALCEELCLSYPGHEAIWMHRRFCLWHLHPTATNGETQAKKARGTTNWAEAEEAFLQRASGCGEWQDELVVRHVRWLRSVLGWTGTAP encoded by the exons GAAGGAGTTTGATGTGGTTCCAGTGAGCAACTCGTCATGCAACCGCAGTCCAGTGGTGTGTGTGGATGGCCATTTGGCTCTTGGAAGCTGGTGCGTCCCTCATGTGTATAGTTATGCATACACAAGGCTGATTGAAGCACGCAACAACATTTCAAGGCATG AGAAAGATGTTGTTCTTGGCTGGTCAAGAGTAGTTATTCTCATAAATCCAGATGTACAGCTTGCCTGGAATATCAG GAAGGAGCTCTTCTTGTGCAAGCAGACAACGTTTCAAGAGGAACTGAAGTTTTCTCAGCTTGTTCTGACAAGAAAGCCTAAGTGTTCGGAAGTGTTCTCGCACAG GCGATGGCTTATGCAACATAACCTGCGAAGCTACACCACTGACCGCGCCAACAATATTCTGCAAGAGGAGCTCAAGGTGTGCCTCGCTGCTGCTGAGAAGTACAGGTGTAACTACTATGCCTGGACCTACAGGATATGGCTTATGGACACCTTTGTCCATGGCAACCCTCTT ATGATGGAATCTGAGATTCAACTGACTCGCGAGTGGGTCCGCGGTCACGTGTCAGACTGCAGCGGCTTCCATTACCGGCAGTACCTGCTGCGCCGTGTGGGAAGCATTCCACTGCTGTCCAAGGAGCTGGCCCTGTGCGAGGAGCTGTGCCTCTCATATCCTGGCCACGAAGCCATCTGGATGCATCGGCGCTTCTGCCTCTGGCATCTGCATCCTACTGCCACCAATGGGGAGACGCAGGCCAAGAAGGCCCGCGGCACCACCAACTGGGCCGAAGCTGAGGAGGCCTTTTTGCAGCGAGCGTCGGGTTGTGGGGAATGGCAGGACGAGTTGGTGGTGCGTCACGTTCGTTGGTTACGCAGCGTCTTGGGCTGGACGGGGACGGCACCGTGA